One region of Cyanobacteriota bacterium genomic DNA includes:
- the gpmI gene encoding 2,3-bisphosphoglycerate-independent phosphoglycerate mutase has translation MTQGITQTVTVSPVVLIILDGWGYREAKEANAIALANTPVMSSLWEAYPSTLIHTSGRDVGLPDGQMGNSEVGHLNIGAGRVVPQELVRISDAVEDGSILQNPALVQACQTVIQRNGKLHLVGLCSDGGVHSHISHLAGLLKLAKVQGVADVCIHMITDGRDTKPTDGKLALQTIQDQIETIGVGRVVTIAGRYYSMDRDRRWDRVQLAYDVMTQDGDGDGRSALDVLLDSYENGKTDEFIVPTRIARGAVEAGDGVVFFNFRPDRARQLTQAFVDPEFNGFERQQIQPLSFVTFTQYDSKLPVAVAFAPQNLDNILGEVIAQRGLRQFRTAETEKYAHV, from the coding sequence ATGACACAGGGCATAACGCAGACAGTAACTGTATCTCCTGTGGTGCTGATCATCCTAGATGGATGGGGCTATCGGGAAGCAAAAGAGGCAAACGCGATCGCACTTGCCAATACCCCGGTCATGAGTAGCCTGTGGGAGGCATACCCCAGCACCCTCATTCACACATCAGGCCGCGATGTGGGGTTACCTGATGGCCAGATGGGTAACTCTGAAGTTGGACATTTGAACATTGGTGCAGGTCGAGTCGTTCCCCAAGAACTAGTGCGTATCTCTGACGCTGTTGAAGATGGATCCATACTGCAAAATCCAGCCCTTGTGCAAGCTTGCCAAACCGTTATTCAACGCAACGGTAAACTGCACCTAGTGGGACTTTGCTCCGATGGGGGTGTGCATTCTCACATTAGCCACTTAGCAGGGTTGTTAAAACTGGCAAAGGTTCAAGGGGTTGCAGATGTCTGTATTCACATGATCACAGATGGCCGAGACACTAAGCCGACCGATGGCAAGCTAGCGTTGCAAACCATTCAAGACCAGATTGAGACAATTGGCGTTGGGCGTGTGGTTACCATTGCAGGCCGTTACTACAGTATGGATCGCGATCGGCGCTGGGATCGCGTGCAACTGGCCTACGACGTAATGACCCAGGACGGCGACGGAGATGGACGCTCGGCCTTAGATGTGTTGCTAGATTCCTACGAGAACGGTAAAACCGACGAATTTATTGTACCTACCCGCATTGCTCGTGGTGCCGTCGAAGCTGGCGATGGTGTGGTCTTCTTCAACTTCCGTCCTGACCGTGCTCGTCAACTAACCCAAGCATTTGTGGATCCAGAATTTAATGGCTTTGAACGACAGCAGATCCAGCCCTTGTCCTTTGTAACCTTTACCCAGTACGACAGTAAGTTGCCTGTAGCTGTTGCCTTCGCTCCTCAAAATTTGGACAATATCCTAGGAGAGGTTATTGCTCAGCGAGGGTTACGCCAATTCCGCACGGCTGAAACTGAAAAGTACGCCCACGTCA
- a CDS encoding ATP-binding cassette domain-containing protein produces MLRLEHISKTYPTGEVLKDINWEVKPGDRIGLVGVNGAGKSTQLKIIAGEIEPSSGEIIRPASLRIAYLTQEFDVDPSRTVRDELWRAFAEANQVHEALQRVQSKMQTADPHTLEQLIHQLDRLQRQFEALDGYSLDARIEKILPELDFTPEDGDRSVRDFSGGWQMRMSLGKILLQEPDILLLDEPTNHLDLETIEWLETYLKSVDTPMVIVSHDRAFLDRLCTQIVETERGVSTTYLGNYSAYLAQKAEQRTAQMNAYERQQKELEKQQAFIDRFRASATRSTQAKSREKQLEKIERIEAPVGSVKSLVFQFPPAPRSGRQVVEIKNLTHFYDDKILFLGASLEIERGDRIALLGPNGCGKSTLLRLIMGIEQPAEGTVRLGDHHVIPSYFEQNQAEALDLTKTVIETIHDEVPDWKNEEVRTLLGRFLFSGDTVFKPVGALSGGEKARLALAKMLLRPANLLVLDEPTNHLDIPAKEMLELALQNYDGTAIVVSHDRYFISQVANKIVEIRDGEFRVYLGDYAYYLEKIAEENEKKRLAAIAAEKAAKAEAKRQKQKEKAKKK; encoded by the coding sequence ATGCTTCGTCTCGAACACATCAGCAAAACCTATCCAACTGGTGAAGTCTTAAAAGACATTAACTGGGAAGTCAAGCCTGGCGATCGCATTGGTTTAGTGGGCGTGAACGGTGCTGGCAAGTCTACTCAGCTAAAGATCATTGCTGGAGAAATCGAACCTAGTAGCGGTGAAATTATCCGTCCAGCTAGTTTGCGCATTGCCTATCTAACCCAGGAGTTCGACGTGGATCCTAGCCGCACTGTCCGTGATGAACTGTGGCGTGCCTTTGCTGAAGCGAACCAAGTGCACGAAGCCCTGCAACGCGTGCAATCTAAAATGCAAACCGCTGATCCCCACACCCTTGAACAGTTGATTCATCAGCTAGACCGACTACAGCGTCAGTTTGAAGCCCTAGATGGCTATAGCTTAGATGCCCGCATCGAGAAAATTTTGCCAGAGTTAGACTTTACGCCAGAGGATGGGGATCGCTCTGTTAGAGACTTTAGTGGTGGCTGGCAGATGCGGATGAGCCTAGGCAAAATTCTGCTGCAAGAGCCAGATATCTTGCTCTTAGACGAGCCTACCAACCATCTCGATTTAGAGACGATCGAGTGGCTAGAAACCTACTTAAAGAGCGTTGATACGCCAATGGTAATTGTTTCCCACGATCGTGCCTTTCTGGATCGCCTCTGTACGCAAATTGTGGAGACTGAACGCGGCGTTTCTACGACCTATCTAGGCAACTACTCTGCCTATCTTGCCCAGAAAGCAGAACAGCGCACTGCCCAGATGAACGCCTACGAGCGACAGCAGAAAGAACTGGAAAAACAGCAAGCATTTATTGATCGCTTCCGTGCCAGTGCTACTCGCAGCACCCAAGCTAAAAGCCGGGAAAAGCAACTGGAGAAGATTGAGCGAATCGAAGCTCCCGTAGGTAGCGTCAAATCCTTAGTCTTTCAGTTTCCACCAGCCCCTCGCAGTGGTCGCCAAGTAGTGGAGATCAAGAACCTAACCCATTTTTACGACGATAAAATCTTGTTCCTAGGAGCATCCTTGGAGATTGAACGTGGGGATCGCATTGCCCTTTTGGGGCCAAATGGTTGTGGCAAGTCAACTCTGTTGCGACTGATTATGGGCATAGAGCAGCCTGCTGAGGGAACCGTGCGGCTAGGAGACCATCACGTGATCCCCAGCTATTTTGAGCAGAATCAGGCAGAAGCCCTAGATTTGACCAAAACGGTCATTGAGACGATTCATGATGAAGTGCCGGATTGGAAAAACGAAGAAGTACGTACATTACTAGGACGATTTCTGTTTAGTGGAGATACGGTCTTCAAACCAGTAGGTGCCTTGAGTGGTGGTGAAAAAGCTCGACTGGCGTTAGCAAAGATGTTGTTGCGCCCAGCTAACTTGCTAGTTTTGGATGAGCCAACGAATCATCTCGATATTCCTGCTAAAGAAATGTTGGAGTTGGCATTACAAAACTATGATGGTACAGCGATCGTGGTTTCCCATGACCGCTACTTTATTAGCCAAGTTGCCAATAAAATTGTTGAAATTCGGGATGGAGAGTTTCGAGTTTATTTAGGTGATTATGCTTATTACCTAGAGAAAATTGCTGAAGAGAATGAGAAAAAACGACTAGCGGCGATCGCCGCTGAAAAGGCAGCAAAGGCTGAAGCTAAACGACAAAAACAGAAGGAAAAAGCAAAGAAAAAATAG
- a CDS encoding AarF/ABC1/UbiB kinase family protein — MTYRNGTHAAGSVTVTIDSEPIPIHNGHTPAANLRSSTPPDNSDAPRYDPEQIIAYYRQKPLLVWRRLAAIILPILQFVLAVWWDSVTGKVKINQPRRAVQLRELLTRLGPAYIKVGQALSTRPDLVPSTYLEELTRLQDQLPAFPNEIAYQFIEEELGDRPDQLYAELSPMPIAAASLGQVYKGKLKTGEVVAVKVQRPGLAESITLDLYILRNLAAWAKRSVRFIRSDLVAILDEFGARIFEEMDYIQEGYNAERFAQLYGNLPDIYVPTIYWAYTNHRVLTMEWVDGIKLTHTKEIQANGIDAKHLIEIGVQCSLRQLLEHGFFHADPHPGNLLATPQGKLAYLDFGMMSTIKPYQRYGLIEAVVHLVNRDFESLAKDYVKLEFLTPDTDLRPIIPAFANVFGNALGASVAELNFKSITDQLSDIMYEYPFRVPAYYALIIRSLLTLEGIAINVDPNFKVLSKAYPYIAKRLLTDPAPELRASLRDLLFKDGKVRWNRLENLLRNARNSPDYDLNQVLEQSIEFLFSARGEFIRDRLVDEIVNGIDGFNRSLLQSLAVVLRDRVGLHLDVPEAPAADHDTLERLQTIWQILSESRGFDPMHIVSLVPRVLMNPEVHRMGQQIMGNLAQRTLARLIREWLLMSDADNEQMPSPVEHSSEQGAIVIAA; from the coding sequence ATTACTTACCGCAATGGCACACATGCAGCAGGCTCAGTGACAGTGACGATCGACAGTGAGCCTATTCCTATCCACAATGGCCATACTCCGGCGGCAAATCTGCGCTCATCTACACCACCCGACAATAGCGATGCACCTCGTTACGACCCTGAGCAAATTATTGCCTATTATCGACAAAAACCTCTCTTGGTATGGCGGCGGTTAGCAGCTATTATCCTGCCGATCTTGCAATTTGTGCTTGCAGTTTGGTGGGATAGCGTTACTGGCAAGGTCAAGATCAACCAACCTCGACGAGCAGTACAGCTTCGGGAATTACTGACGCGGTTAGGGCCGGCATATATCAAGGTTGGTCAAGCCCTTTCCACTCGTCCAGATTTAGTTCCTTCTACCTATCTAGAAGAATTAACGCGGTTACAAGACCAACTCCCAGCGTTTCCAAATGAAATTGCTTATCAGTTCATTGAGGAAGAATTGGGCGATCGTCCCGACCAACTCTATGCTGAGTTGAGTCCAATGCCAATCGCAGCAGCATCACTAGGTCAGGTTTATAAAGGCAAACTTAAGACAGGTGAGGTCGTTGCTGTTAAGGTGCAGCGTCCTGGCTTAGCAGAAAGTATCACTCTTGACCTGTATATTCTGCGCAATTTAGCTGCTTGGGCAAAACGCTCTGTTCGGTTTATTCGCAGTGATTTAGTTGCCATTTTGGATGAGTTTGGTGCCCGAATTTTTGAAGAAATGGACTACATCCAGGAAGGATACAACGCCGAACGGTTTGCCCAGTTGTATGGAAATTTACCCGACATTTACGTGCCCACCATTTATTGGGCTTATACCAACCACCGAGTGTTAACAATGGAATGGGTTGATGGCATTAAGTTAACCCATACCAAAGAGATTCAGGCGAATGGTATTGATGCTAAGCACTTAATCGAAATTGGTGTGCAGTGTTCGTTGCGGCAGCTCCTAGAGCATGGTTTTTTCCATGCAGATCCACACCCTGGTAATTTGCTAGCAACACCTCAGGGGAAGCTAGCATATTTGGATTTTGGCATGATGAGTACCATCAAGCCCTATCAGCGGTATGGCTTAATTGAAGCAGTAGTGCATCTGGTCAACCGAGACTTTGAATCCTTAGCAAAGGACTACGTAAAGCTAGAGTTCCTTACACCAGATACGGATCTGCGTCCGATTATACCTGCCTTTGCCAATGTGTTTGGGAATGCCCTCGGCGCAAGTGTAGCTGAGTTGAACTTTAAGAGCATTACTGATCAGCTTTCGGACATTATGTATGAATATCCCTTCCGGGTGCCAGCTTACTATGCGTTGATTATTCGATCGCTCCTAACCCTAGAAGGTATTGCCATCAATGTAGACCCCAATTTCAAGGTTTTGAGTAAGGCCTATCCTTACATTGCCAAGCGGCTGTTGACAGATCCTGCCCCAGAATTGCGAGCATCCCTGCGCGATTTGCTATTTAAGGATGGCAAAGTGCGATGGAATCGGTTAGAAAATCTGCTAAGGAATGCTCGTAACAGTCCAGACTATGATCTGAACCAAGTGTTGGAACAGTCAATAGAGTTTCTATTCTCGGCACGAGGTGAATTTATTCGCGATCGCTTAGTGGATGAAATCGTAAATGGGATTGATGGATTCAACCGCAGTTTGCTGCAATCCTTAGCAGTAGTATTGCGCGACCGAGTTGGGCTGCACTTAGATGTTCCAGAGGCACCTGCTGCTGATCACGATACCCTAGAGCGATTGCAAACCATTTGGCAGATTTTAAGTGAATCTCGTGGGTTTGATCCTATGCATATTGTGTCCTTGGTGCCTAGGGTACTTATGAACCCAGAAGTCCATCGCATGGGGCAGCAAATTATGGGGAACTTGGCGCAACGTACCTTGGCACGTCTCATCCGAGAGTGGCTGTTAATGAGCGATGCGGACAATGAGCAAATGCCATCGCCAGTGGAACACTCGTCAGAGCAAGGAGCGATCGTAATCGCAGCCTAG
- a CDS encoding peroxiredoxin → MTDQTQSCLRVGQTAPDFSATAVVDLEFKEIKLSDYRGKYVVLFFYPLDFTFVCPTEITAFSDRYDEFKALNTEILGVSVDSEFSHLAWIQTDRKSGGLGDLNYPLVSDIKKEISTAYNVLVPEAGIALRGLFIIDKEGIVQHATINNLAFGRSVDETLRVLQAIQYVQSHPDEVCPAGWKPGEKTMNPDPVKSKTFFAAVN, encoded by the coding sequence ATGACTGATCAAACTCAAAGCTGTCTGCGTGTTGGCCAGACTGCTCCTGACTTTAGCGCCACAGCGGTAGTTGATCTAGAATTCAAGGAAATTAAGCTATCTGACTATCGGGGTAAATATGTGGTGTTGTTCTTTTACCCACTAGATTTTACCTTCGTGTGCCCTACGGAAATTACAGCCTTTAGCGATCGCTACGACGAATTCAAAGCTCTCAACACTGAAATTTTGGGGGTCTCTGTAGATAGTGAATTTTCCCACTTGGCATGGATTCAAACCGATCGTAAGTCGGGCGGCTTAGGCGACCTCAATTACCCGTTAGTGTCTGACATCAAAAAGGAAATTAGTACGGCCTATAACGTTTTAGTACCAGAGGCTGGTATCGCGTTACGTGGCCTATTTATCATCGATAAAGAGGGGATTGTTCAACACGCCACCATCAACAACTTAGCATTTGGTCGCAGCGTTGATGAAACCTTGCGGGTATTGCAGGCCATTCAGTACGTGCAATCTCACCCAGATGAAGTCTGTCCGGCTGGTTGGAAGCCTGGTGAAAAAACCATGAACCCTGACCCAGTTAAGTCTAAAACTTTCTTTGCAGCCGTTAACTAG